GGCAGCGCCTCGATGACGTCGTGGATGTTGGCCAGCTTGCACGCCTCCACCATCTCCTCGCGCGTCGCCTCGCGGCCGCCCGGTCGGGCGCCCAGCCCCAGGTTGAAGGCGATGCTGCCCTCAAAGAGCATGCTCTCCTGCGGCACCAGCGCGATCGCGTCCCGGAAGGACGTGTCCCGGCTCTTGCTCACGTCGACCCCGTCGATCAGCACCGCCCCGGCCGACGGCGTGTACAGCCGCTCCACCAGCGAGATGATGGTCGACTTGCCCGCCCCGCTCGGCCCGACCAGCGCGCAAAAGGTGCCCGGCCGGATGTCCATGTTCAAGCCCTTGAGCACCTGGGCGTCCGGCCGCGCCGGATACGCGAACCAGACGTCGCGGAACTCCACGCTGGCCGCCCCCCCGctactgccgccgccgccgccgatgatgctgctgctgctgctgtggcgGGACGCCGGCGTGTCGATGGCCTTCTCCTCGGTCGACGGGTCCGACttttcgccgccgccgtcgtcgtcgtcttcctccttcttctcgtccttcttcttgtccCCTGCCTCTGCAGGGGCAACCGCAGGCACGTTGCCCTTCATCCCGTCGGAGCCGATCTCGATCAGGCCCAGGATGCGGGCCATGGCCGCGCGGGCGCTCGACAGCTCCGGGGCCAGGGCGAACATCTGGCTCCACAGCAGGGCGCTCACGAGCAGGGAGAAGACGACGATGAGGAACTGGGCGGTGGAGACGTGGCCGCCGATGATCTGCTTGGCCCCCCACCAGTAGGCCAGCGCGTTGACGCAGTTGCCGAGGAAGTAGGTCGCGGCCTGGCACAGGCTCGCCTGGACCGTCACCTTGACCGTCTCGCGGCGGGGCCCGCGCAGGGAGCGGCGGTAGGTCCGCAGCGTCTCCTCCTCGAgcgcgagggcggcgaccgTCTTGATGGACGCGACCGCCTCGGTGCCGATGTCGACCGAGCGGGAGTAGGCCGTCTCGTGGCGGTCCTCGAACCGGCCGAGCACGCGCAGCTCCAGCAGGCCGGCGccgagcagcagcggcaccaGGGCGAGGCAGACCAGGGCGATGCGCCAGGCGATGATGTGCGTCATCACCACGGCCGCCACCAGGTTGGCCGAGATGGACAGGAGCGTGCCGATGACGGACCCGCTCAGGCCGGCCAGCGCGTTGCCGTCGCGCGTGATGTACGACAGCAGCACCGCCGGCGTGCGGCCGCGCGACTGGTGCCACTGCATGTCCTGCTCGAACAGCGACCGGAACGAGAGCACGCGGACCGAGTAGACGATCCGCTCCGTCACCCACCCGAACCCGGTCCAGCTGGCCGCGTTGGCCGCGAGCTCGACGACGGCCAGCACCAGGAACATGAGCCCGAAGAAGCTGCCGCTCGACCGGATATCGGCCGGGCTCCGGCACACGTTCAGCCTGTCCACCGTGTTGCCGAAGATGACGGCCTCGCCCGAGAAGGCCCCGCCCACCACGAGCGACCCCACGAGCGCCAGCGCCATCACCAGCAGGTGCGGCCGCACCGCCGGTGCGTACCCCTTCGCCAGCGCCCACAAGGACTTGGACGGCGTCTCGGGTtcctccgccgcctcgccctcgccctggcCACCGCCCCTCcctccatcatcatcaccacctcCTCCCGTCTCCTCCGCAGCCGCCAGAGGAGCCtttttctcctcctcctcctcctcctttgaATCGACCTGATGATCCGCGTCTTCTGTTGTGGTCGTTGCAGAAGTAGTAGTagcagtggtggtggtggtggtgctggtgctggtggcggtggctgtggcgtcgccgccgtccttACGAGACTCGGCAGGGCCAAGCGTCTGTAGCTTGACCATCTCGGCGTACGTGCCGCCCAGGGCCATCAGGGCCGCGTGGTTCCCTTGCTCGACGACGCGGCCCTTGTGCATGACGATGATGTTGTCGGCGCCCGTGACGGTCGAGAGCCGGTGGGCGATGGTGAGCACGGTCCGGCCGGCCGagatgttgttgttgatgaTGGCCCGCTGGATGCGCTCCTCGGTCCTCGAGTCGAGCGCGGCCGTCGCCTCGTCCAGCACGAGCACGGCCGGGTTCTTGACCAGGGCCCGCGCGAGCGCCACCCGCTGCTTCTGCCCGCCGCTGATCAGCCGCCCGCTCGAGCCCACGACGGTGCCGTACCCGTGCTGCAGCCCCGTGATGAAGCCGTCGGCGTCCGCCAGCTTGGCCGCCTCGCGCACCAGCCTCACGATCTCCTGCACCTCCGGCCCGAgccgctccgccgccgcctccaggTCCTCGCCGTCCCGGACCTTGGCCGCCAGGTCGGC
This genomic window from Thermothelomyces thermophilus ATCC 42464 chromosome 1, complete sequence contains:
- a CDS encoding ABC transporter-like protein, giving the protein MKFVNTFTGYGRLLLAGDPSKGDLCMLLAAVLCAIASGVPFPLIGIFFGELLNDFNEVTCMEDATEGGAVPDAAAASYQSSVNDKILMIVYLAIAQFVTIYAHLTCWTLYGTRLAQRLRERYLATLLRQEPSYFDGLPPGEVASRLSADIQTIRSGTSEKVGICLSSVSFFITAYIVAFIKNWELAAMLISLVPAYFLMSLVGSHYIEKYSGRVADHAARAASIASEALSNVVVVQAFGAHARLERKFAEALSAARREGLKKATAVGIQSGVLYFIAYGANGLAFWQGSRRIADAAAAGEEKSGATVGATFTVIFILIEATLLLSQIAPFVHLFIAAVASFRKLGEEMDRESQIDGTASSGVRLLEPQQEQQTAGDSSGSNKFGFELEGVSFTYPSRPEVTVLDKVDISIPACKHTAIVGLSGSGKSTIAGLVTRLYDPTEGRVLFGGHDLREINVRELRSLLSLVQQEPSLLDRSLLENIAHGLVNSANPAHARLKATLLGPDLADLAAKVRDGEDLEAAAERLGPEVQEIVRLVREAAKLADADGFITGLQHGYGTVVGSSGRLISGGQKQRVALARALVKNPAVLVLDEATAALDSRTEERIQRAIINNNISAGRTVLTIAHRLSTVTGADNIIVMHKGRVVEQGNHAALMALGGTYAEMVKLQTLGPAESRKDGGDATATATSTSTTTTTTATTTSATTTTEDADHQVDSKEEEEEEKKAPLAAAEETGGGGDDDGGRGGGQGEGEAAEEPETPSKSLWALAKGYAPAVRPHLLVMALALVGSLVVGGAFSGEAVIFGNTVDRLNVCRSPADIRSSGSFFGLMFLVLAVVELAANAASWTGFGWVTERIVYSVRVLSFRSLFEQDMQWHQSRGRTPAVLLSYITRDGNALAGLSGSVIGTLLSISANLVAAVVMTHIIAWRIALVCLALVPLLLGAGLLELRVLGRFEDRHETAYSRSVDIGTEAVASIKTVAALALEEETLRTYRRSLRGPRRETVKVTVQASLCQAATYFLGNCVNALAYWWGAKQIIGGHVSTAQFLIVVFSLLVSALLWSQMFALAPELSSARAAMARILGLIEIGSDGMKGNVPAVAPAEAGDKKKDEKKEEDDDDGGGEKSDPSTEEKAIDTPASRHSSSSSIIGGGGGSSGGAASVEFRDVWFAYPARPDAQVLKGLNMDIRPGTFCALVGPSGAGKSTIISLVERLYTPSAGAVLIDGVDVSKSRDTSFRDAIALVPQESMLFEGSIAFNLGLGARPGGREATREEMVEACKLANIHDVIEALPEGYDTPCGPNGARFSGGQKQRLSIARALVRKPRLLILDEPTSALDAESERLLQDGLEKAARGITVIAIAHRLRTIRKADRIFWIEDGRCVDSGTHEELMRKSAAYRTNVMHQTVAE